In Penaeus monodon isolate SGIC_2016 chromosome 41, NSTDA_Pmon_1, whole genome shotgun sequence, a single genomic region encodes these proteins:
- the LOC119598470 gene encoding calphotin-like translates to MNKVRIICLNLLSKLINFLRHGPQSALAVGDLDVLSLALVIENPFLDVLKVLGKALLLDLCYILHNLRPVPEAAPVMPAEPVIAESLAAVPEAAPVMPAEPAIAESLAAVPEAAPVMPAEPVIAESFAAVPEAAPVMPAEPVIAESFAAVPETAPVMPAEPVIAESFAAVPETAPVMPAEPVIAESFAAVPETAPVMPAEPAIAESFAAVPETAPVMPAEPVIAESLAAVPEAAPVMPAEPVIAESFAAVPETAPVMPAVPVIAESLAAVPEAAPVMPAEPVIAESFAAVPETAPVMPAEPVIAESLAAVPETAPVMPAEPVIAESFGAEAALEPVQSAEEVPKGNTN, encoded by the exons ATGAATAAGGTACGCATTATTTGCCTGAATCTACTCTCAAAATTGATTAATTTCTTAAGACATGGCCCTCAGTCGGCTCTAGCAGTTGGAGACCTAGATGTTTTATCCCTTGCTTTGGTCATTGAAAACCCTTTCTTAGAT GTTTTGAAAGTGCTCGGCAAGGCATTATTACTTGACTTGTGTTATATTTTGCACAACCTACG ACCTGTTCCTGAAGCAGCGCCAGTAATGCCCGCTGAGCCAGTCATTGCTGAGTCTCTTGCAGCCGTTCCTGAAGCAGCGCCAGTAATGCCCGCTGAGCCAGCCATTGCTGAGTCTCTTGCAGCCGTTCCTGAAGCAGCGCCAGTAATGCCCGCTGAGCCAGTCATTGCTGAGTCTTTTGCTGCCGTTCCTGAAGCAGCGCCAGTAATGCCCGCTGAGCCAGTCATTGCTGAGTCCTTTGCTGCCGTTCCTGAAACAGCGCCAGTAATGCCCGCTGAGCCAGTCATTGCTGAGTCTTTTGCTGCCGTTCCTGAAACAGCGCCAGTAATGCCCGCTGAGCCAGTCATTGCTGAGTCTTTTGCTGCCGTTCCTGAAACAGCGCCAGTAATGCCCGCTGAGCCAGCCATTGCTGAGTCTTTTGCTGCCGTTCCTGAAACAGCGCCAGTAATGCCCGCTGAGCCAGTCATTGCTGAGTCTCTTGCAGCCGTTCCTGAAGCAGCGCCAGTAATGCCCGCTGAGCCAGTCATTGCTGAGTCCTTTGCTGCCGTTCCTGAAACAGCGCCTGTAATGCCCGCTGTGCCAGTCATTGCTGAGTCTCTTGCTGCCGTTCCTGAAGCAGCGCCAGTAATGCCCGCTGAGCCAGTCATTGCTGAGTCCTTTGCTGCCGTTCCTGAAACAGCGCCAGTAATGCCCGCTGAGCCAGTCATTGCTGAGTCTCTTGCAGCCGTTCCTGAAACAGCGCCAGTAATGCCCGCTGAGCCAGTCATTGCTGAGTCTTTTGGAGCTGAAGCAGCCCTGGAACCTGTTCAGTCAGCAGAAGAAGTGCCTAAGGGCAACACCAACTGA